In one Lolium rigidum isolate FL_2022 chromosome 3, APGP_CSIRO_Lrig_0.1, whole genome shotgun sequence genomic region, the following are encoded:
- the LOC124699900 gene encoding probable E3 ubiquitin-protein ligase BAH1-like 1: MKFGSIYEEYLRVEQDKYLAKCSHVEYKLLKKVLKRCRVDRSLQEDVTNGDQLLDGSDVSSDICECNSCTLCDQMFFTELSKEASDIAGCFSSRVQRLLHLHVPSGLQRYIWRVRQCFIDDQQIMVQEGRMLINYVTMNAIAIRKILKKYDKIHGSVSGRDFKSKMQTEHIELLQSPWLIELGAFHLNCDSLDVDEPVGFFKNGFFKNFSCDLAGTQPVMTMAISETIKYEYNLTCPICLDTLFNPYALSCGHLFCKGCACGAASVYIFQGVKTAPPEAKCPVCRAVGIFAHAVHMNELDLLIKTRCKDYWRCRMREERTEMVKQSKEYWESQAMLSMGI; encoded by the exons ATGAAGTTTGGTTCAATTTATGAGGAGTACCTAAGGGTGGAGCAGGACAAGTATCTAGCAAAGTGCTCACATGTAGAGTACAAACTCCTCAAGAAAGTATTAAAGCGATGTCGAGTTGACCGCTCACTGCAAGAAGATGTTACCAATGGTGACCAACTACTGGACGGGAGCGACGTATCTTCAGACATTTGCGAATGCAATTCGTGCACAT TGTGTGATCAAATGTTCTTTACAGAACTCAGCAAGGAGGCTTCAGACATAGCTGGCTGTTTCAGCTCTAGAGTACAACGTCTTCTACATCTTCATGTTCCTTCAGGGCTACAAAGGTATATATGGCGTGTACGGCAGTGCTTCATAGATGATCAACAAATCATGGTTCAAGAAGGCCGAATGCTAATAAATTATGTGACCATGAATGCTATTGCTATCCGCAAAATTCTCAAGAAATATGACAAG ATACATGGTTCTGTGAGTGGTAGAGATTTCAAGAGCAAGATGCAAACAGAGCATATTGAACTGTTGCAGTCACCTTGGCTTATTGAGCTGGGTGCTTTCCATCTGAACTGTGATAGTTTGGATGTTGATGAACCTGTAGGGTTCTTCAAGAATGGATTCTTCAAGAATTTTTCCTGTGACTTGGCAGGAACACAACCAGTAATGACTATGGCCATCTCTGAAACCATTAAGTATGAGTACAACCTAACTTGTCCAATTTGCTTG GACACATTGTTCAACCCGTATGCACTCAGCTGCGGTCACCTCTTCTGCAAAGGCTGTGCATGTGGTGCTGCATCTGTGTACATCTTCCAGGGCGTTAAGACTGCACCTCCGGAGGCTAAGTGCCCTGTATGCCGAGCG GTTGGTATCTTTGCCCATGCTGTGCATATGAACGAACTTGACCTACTCATCAAAACAAG GTGCAAGGATTACTGGAGGTGCAGGATGCGTGAAGAGCGCACGGAGATGGTGAAGCAGTCCAAAGAATACTGGGAGTCCCAAGCGATGTTGTCGATGGGTATCTGA